GCGGTGGTCGTCCTGGCCTACGTCGGCCTGGTGGGGTGGGGCGCCTGGCTCCAGGCCCGACGGGCCCTGTTCGACGCGGTGGTGGAGCGCACCCGCCACGCCGAGCGCACCCGCATCGCCCGGGAGCTGCACGACACCCTCGCCCACCGGCTGTCGCTGGTGGCGACCACCGCCGGGGCCCTCGAGTACAACCGGGCGGCAGGGCCCGAGCGGACGGCCGAGGCGGCCGGCGCCATCCGCACCGCGGCCCACCAGGCGCTGGCCGAGCTGCGGGAGGTGGTCGGCCTGCTGCGGGAGGACGAGAGCGCGGGTCGGGGACGCCCCCAGCCCGGCGTCGCCGACATCGCCGCGCTGGTCGAGGAGGCCCGGGCCGCCGGGGCGCCCGTGGCCCTCGACGACGGCCTCGCCCCCAACGATCGGGAGCAGGTGCCCGCCGGCCTCGGGCGCACCGCCCACCGGGTCGTGCAGGAGGGCCTGACCAACGCCCGCAAGCACGCCTCCGGCGGCGACGTGCGGGTGGCCCTGGCCGGCCACCCCGGGGCCACGCTGGAGGTCGAGGTGGTGAACGGCCCCGGCGCCGGTGGGCACGCCCCGGCGCCCCCCGGCGCAGGGGTGGGCCTGGTGGGGCTCCGGGAGAGGGCGGAGCTGAGCGACGGGCACCTCGAGCACGGGCCCACGCCCTCGGGCGGCTTCCGGATCGCCGCGTCGCTACCGTGGCCGCGGTGAGCCCGCCCTGCTCGCCACCGCCCCGGCCGTGACCACACCGCTGCGCGTGCTGCTGGTCGA
Above is a window of Iamia majanohamensis DNA encoding:
- a CDS encoding sensor histidine kinase, with product MDAPRPDRQALLVRMALLAVVGAVLVGEGAGASRPGPALLVLDGVVGAAAALAAPGLRHRPVGAALALAGLSALVPTVTPVAATAVLWTAERERLPIAAVTAVAAAAGQGVRGLWRPDLGVPTGWWLAVVVLAYVGLVGWGAWLQARRALFDAVVERTRHAERTRIARELHDTLAHRLSLVATTAGALEYNRAAGPERTAEAAGAIRTAAHQALAELREVVGLLREDESAGRGRPQPGVADIAALVEEARAAGAPVALDDGLAPNDREQVPAGLGRTAHRVVQEGLTNARKHASGGDVRVALAGHPGATLEVEVVNGPGAGGHAPAPPGAGVGLVGLRERAELSDGHLEHGPTPSGGFRIAASLPWPR